Sequence from the Bremerella volcania genome:
AAGGGCCGCGCGAAGGTGATTGGCATCAGCAGCCATGGCAGTGACATGGCCTTGCCATGGTACGGCTTGATCGGAAGCTCGAAGGCCGCTTTGGAAAGCCTGGCGCGTCACCTGACTCTCGAAGTCGGCGACAAAGGAGTCAACGTTAACATCGTCAAGTCCGGTCTCGTCGAAACCGATTCGACGAAGCGGCTTCCCGGCGCGGATCAGATGTTCGCCCACCGCAAGGACAAGACGATGATGGGAGATCGCATGCTTTCCATCGAAGACATCGCTAACGCGGTGATCTTCCTGGCGTCTCCTCTTTCCGACTTGGTTCAAGGAGAAACGCTGGTCGTCGATGGCGGCGCGGCGGTTCACGTTTAAGCAGGCAAAGTATAGGCAACTATGAAGTATCACCTGTTAACTGGCGGCACAGGCTTACTCGGCCGCTACCTACTTCGCGACCTGACGTTGGCGGATATTCCGCTGGCGGTCATCGTGCGCCCCTCGCGAATTGAATCCGCGTTGGGTCGCATTGAGACGGCCATGACCTACTGGGAAAGGGAACTGGGACACGCACTGGTGCGGCCCATCGTCCTGGAGGGCGACATCACGCAGCCGATGTGTGGCCTGTCCCCTGAAGATCAACGGTGGGTTCAGGAATACTGCGATACCGCCGTTCACTCAGCGGCCTCGCTGACCTTCTATGCGGAAGAAGACGACGGGGAACCGTGGCGCAGCAACATCCATGGCACCCGAAACATGCTCGAACTCTGCCGCAAGACGGGCATTCGCAAATTCCATCACGTCTCGACCGCGTACGTTTGTGGTCAGCGACGGGAAGTCATTCGCGAAGATGAGTTGGATGTCGGCCAACTTCCCAGCAACGACTACGAAGCAAGCAAGATTACGGCGGAAAAGGAGGTTCGTGCCGCAGGCTTCGATACGTTAACGGTTCATCGACCGTCCATCATTGTAGGAGACTCCCAAACGGGCTTTACCACTTCATACCACGGCTTTTACACGCCGCTTCGCCTGGTGCATACGCTGGTTACGACCTTGCCATGGGATGTGATTGCCCAGGGAGACTGGCTAGGTACGCTGGCACTCTCAGGCGACGAACGAAAGAACCTGGTTCCCGTCGATTGGGTTTCGGCTGCGATGACCGAAGTGATCGCTCGTGAAGATCTTCATGGCGAGACCTATCACTTCACCAATCCCAAGGCAGCGACGGTCGCAGACATGCTGGCATCGATGGGAGAAGCGGTTCTTGATTTGGCCAAGCATGAAGCAGCGGATCAATCGAAGCTCTCGGAAGACGCGGAAAAGATGATGCAGTCGTTCCGCGATCAGATGAAGGTCTATCAGTCCTATTGGAGTGATGACCCAACCTTCGATAGTACGCGCACGGAAACGTGTTTGCCTCACCTGCCCTGTCCCCAGGTTGATCAGTCACTGATGGACCTGTTGGTGAAGTACGCCATCGACAAGAACTTCGGTTGGCCGCGGGAAACGCCAGTCAGCCGCAAGTTCCCCATTGCCGAAGAGCTGGCCCCCTGGATGAGTCCCAGCGATTCGTCGGACAACTCCGATGATCGACGTTACGTCAGCCTGCGTATTAGCGGAAACGGCGGTGGCCAGTGGCACATGATTTTGGATCACGGCCGTCTGGTGGGCGTAGGATCTGGCCTGAAAAACGGAGACAGCTCAACCTGCTATCTCAACTCCGATACATTCCATCGCCTCACCCGCGGTCAGCTTAGTTGGGAAGCCGCACTGCAATCAGGACGATTGTTCACAGCTGGAAATGCTACCAGTTCCGAAGAAATCGCCCGATGTTTCCAAGAGTTCTCGACCGCCACCAAGGCCGAGAGTCCTTCCAGTTTCATCCAATAAATACAAGACACGATCGACAACATCGTCAGCGAATCACAGGGGTTTTATTATGTCCGGTACTGTTTCCAAGTTTGAAGCCGCCAATTGCACCGTAAGCTCGCAGGTCCTCGACCGCGCCAAAAAAAGCTTGGCTGGTGGCGACAGCAGCACTATGCGGGTTCTGCCTTACCACATTCCACTAGTTGCCGACCGTGCCCAAGGGTGCCGACTATGGGATGTTGACGGTAACGAATACATCGACCTCAACATGTCGTACGGCCCTTTGCTATTAGGTCACCGCCCCAAGGCCGTGATCGAAGCGGTCTATCGCCAAATCTCGGAGCAAGGCAGCCAACTCGGCTTCCCAACGGAAGTCACGATGCGTGTGGCTGAAAAGATCAAGAAGCTCTTCCCGAGCATCGAGCTACTTCGTTTCGCCAATTCAGGAACCGAAGCATGTGCTTCCGCCGTACGTCTCGCCAAGACGTATACCGGCCGGAACAAGCTGATCATGTTTGAAGGCCATTACCACGGTTGGAGCGAAGCAGTATTTACCAAGTACCATGCTCCCCTGGATGAGCTTCCCGAGAAAGGCTACGGTCAGGCCATTCCCGGCACTTCCGGCATGGGGGATAGCATTAAGGACGTTATCACGGTTCAGTGGAACGACCTGGATGCTCTGGAACGAGCCCTAGCCGAACACGGCGACGAAGTGTGCGCGGTAATGATGGAACCCATTTCAGGCAACGCCGGTTTGCTGATGCCCAAGGATGGTTACCTGGCAACGGTCCGGGAAATGGCCCACGATTGTGGTGCTTTGCTCATCTTCGATGAAGTTATCACCGGCATGCGAGTCTCGCCGGGTGGTGCCCAAGAGCATTACCTGGTCAGCCCTGACATCACCGTCATGTCCAAGGCGATGGGTGGTGGTTACCCGGTCAGCGCGTTTGGTGCCTCGGCCGAGATGATGCAGTGCATCGTGAAAGGCCCACTGTTCCATGGCGGCGTCTTCTCTGGAAATGCGATTGTGATGTCGGCCGCGGAAGCCGTCCTCGATACGGTCCTGGCAGACAAAGAGGGCATTTACGGTCACTTGAATGCCGTTTCCGACCAGCTCGCCAATGGCGTGAAGGACATCTACTCGCGTCTGAACATTCCGGCTCAGGTCAATCACCTGGGTCCGCTGATGGCAGCCATGATTACGAAGGAAGAGACGGAAGGTCTCTACAACTATCGCGATGTTCGTCGTCACGCCGACTTTGATCGCTACATTCAGTTCCAACACTGGATGCAACAGCGTGGCGTCTATTTCCACCCCAACGAGTTCGAACCGATGTTCCTGTCCATCGCTCATTCGTCGCGTGACATCGACGAAGTCCTCGAGCGTTGGGAAGAAGGTGCACGCCAATGCCTGGTACGTTAACGCCAAAATCAGTATGGAGCCCCACTCCCATACTAAAGGCAGCAGAGAGCTATCGCGGTAAGATCTTTGACATAGATTCTGGCCGCAGTGTCTCTTCCGATCAATTTCAACGCCTGCGACAACAACTCACTCAAACCCTGAAGCAGAAAGGCATCGCTGCTGGCGATCGTGTTCTGGTCACGATCGCTAATGGACCGATATTCCCGATCGCACTCACGGCTTTGCTCGAGTGCGAAGCTTCTCCCCTGTTGGTGCACGTGATGACGCCCCCTGCCGAGTTGGCTCGCTATGCCCAACGATTCGGCGTGAAGTGGCTCATCTCTTCAGGCGGTGACGAACAAGCCGAGTCGGTTCTCGAACGACATGGCATGATCTTCGCTGGCGATGACTGGAGCCTCTTGTTGGGACGTTTTCCCGAACCGACCAGCATTCCAGGTCCCGAGCTACGCGGAGTGCCCCTCCATCCCACGTCTGGATCGACGGGACTACCCAAGATTGCGCTTCGTCCGGGTTTTCCAGCGATGGAAGAAGCCCGTCATTACACGGCAACAATGGCCATCTGTGAAGATGATTGCATGATGGCTATTCCGCCGATGAGCCATGCCTATGGCTACGGCGTGACGACCATGGTGCCCCTGCTGACTGGGGCGAGTATCGTCACCACGGCAA
This genomic interval carries:
- a CDS encoding SDR family oxidoreductase, with product MKYHLLTGGTGLLGRYLLRDLTLADIPLAVIVRPSRIESALGRIETAMTYWERELGHALVRPIVLEGDITQPMCGLSPEDQRWVQEYCDTAVHSAASLTFYAEEDDGEPWRSNIHGTRNMLELCRKTGIRKFHHVSTAYVCGQRREVIREDELDVGQLPSNDYEASKITAEKEVRAAGFDTLTVHRPSIIVGDSQTGFTTSYHGFYTPLRLVHTLVTTLPWDVIAQGDWLGTLALSGDERKNLVPVDWVSAAMTEVIAREDLHGETYHFTNPKAATVADMLASMGEAVLDLAKHEAADQSKLSEDAEKMMQSFRDQMKVYQSYWSDDPTFDSTRTETCLPHLPCPQVDQSLMDLLVKYAIDKNFGWPRETPVSRKFPIAEELAPWMSPSDSSDNSDDRRYVSLRISGNGGGQWHMILDHGRLVGVGSGLKNGDSSTCYLNSDTFHRLTRGQLSWEAALQSGRLFTAGNATSSEEIARCFQEFSTATKAESPSSFIQ
- a CDS encoding aspartate aminotransferase family protein is translated as MSGTVSKFEAANCTVSSQVLDRAKKSLAGGDSSTMRVLPYHIPLVADRAQGCRLWDVDGNEYIDLNMSYGPLLLGHRPKAVIEAVYRQISEQGSQLGFPTEVTMRVAEKIKKLFPSIELLRFANSGTEACASAVRLAKTYTGRNKLIMFEGHYHGWSEAVFTKYHAPLDELPEKGYGQAIPGTSGMGDSIKDVITVQWNDLDALERALAEHGDEVCAVMMEPISGNAGLLMPKDGYLATVREMAHDCGALLIFDEVITGMRVSPGGAQEHYLVSPDITVMSKAMGGGYPVSAFGASAEMMQCIVKGPLFHGGVFSGNAIVMSAAEAVLDTVLADKEGIYGHLNAVSDQLANGVKDIYSRLNIPAQVNHLGPLMAAMITKEETEGLYNYRDVRRHADFDRYIQFQHWMQQRGVYFHPNEFEPMFLSIAHSSRDIDEVLERWEEGARQCLVR